A region from the Sebastes umbrosus isolate fSebUmb1 chromosome 18, fSebUmb1.pri, whole genome shotgun sequence genome encodes:
- the LOC119477323 gene encoding nuclear receptor coactivator 7 isoform X2 yields the protein MEKRDRKPGYFARLKRRRQLKQSQSEKNVTEQSPAIISCPDIPNDSDPNKKTDLQRITAKPPAGSDDGCKSNNQAKREKKRPPGTVDFVVGPDDSLNSIALTFNVTPNKLVQLNKLFSRSIYPGQKLFVPDVSQSETDLKSPSSSDPSFTNGSSEKASHLCLKLSVYTGSLTDGIANMSAKSLRRELSPNSEDDSPATVKFIKMSCKYFTDGMGVVGGVLIVTPNNIMFDPHKSDPLVIEHGCEEYGLICPMEEVVSVALYDDVSRMKLKDALPSPGEWEQLPSERDLNPFSRYEALDPKRPIVLDDIESTLSETASTEGEQTEKSPSDEGFTELEPTVNGSTEEAEGTSSKTPNVVSRDQQELGPSCPGRGDIQDKSILGKTKGKQDDEEDEGVAQNSSIEDVESIKSSSETDKQGDKPTNPEETKDIKTKGTEELLNDAHDEIIGAPVDQSRELSLKEASEVRGESSQKRQSPDGPAGGAELSEEERRKKSYEAEVKSWLLERMQAPIEDMLFSSEEKSKIPPMFLCFKVGKPMRKSFATGMTSSPAHSCGARGKQPEYWFAVPQERVDHLYAFFVQWSPDVYGKEAREQGFVLVEKDELDMIDNFFSDPTSCSWEIITIDEAKRRQSFGSCDGELSLDALPALSDTSDLLQDTHIEKLACRLPARVQIYPWRLAYSTVKHGTSLKTLYRSLADVDSPVLLVIKDMDNQIFGAFSTHPFRVSEHCYGTGETFLYSFCPEVKVYRWTGENSYFVKGNTDSLQMGGGGGHLGLWLDAELFRGTTTKCATFNNQPLSVQQDFNIHSVEVWTFE from the exons ACGATGGCTGTAAAAGTAACAATCAGGcaaagagggagaagaagaggcCACCAGGAACAGTGGACTTCGTT GTGGGACCTGACGATTCCCTCAACAGCATCGCACTCACGTTCAACGTCACCCCAAACAAACTGGTCCAGCTGAACAAGCTTTTCTCTCGCAGCATCTACCCCGGCCAG aaGCTGTTCGTCCCCGATGTGAGCCAGTCAGAAACTGACCTCAAGTCTCCGAGTTCCTCTGATCCCTCCTTCACAAATGGCTCATCAGAGAAAGCATCACAT CTTTGTCTAAAATTGTCcgtctacactggctccctaaCG GACGGCATTGCTAACATGTCGGCAAAGTCTCTCCGGCGTGAGCTCTCCCCAAACTCGGAGGACGATAGCCCGGCAACGGTTAAATTCATCAAGATGagctgcaaatatttcactgatGGCATG GGGGTGGTGGGAGGCGTGCTGATCGTGACACCCAACAACATCATGTTTGACCCCCACAAGTCCGACCCGCTGGTGATCGAGCACGGCTGCGAGGAGTACGGCCTGATCTGCCCCATGGAGGAGGTCGTCTCCGTGGCGCTCTATGACGACGTGTCACGCATGAAGCTCAAAGACGCTCTGCCATC GCCCGGCGAGTGGGAGCAACTGCCGTCAGAGCGAGATCTAAACCCCTTCAGCCGCTATGAAGCCCTCGATCCGAAGCGACCGATCGTCTTGGACGACATCGAATCAACCCTCTCAGAAACGG CGAGCACAGAGGGCGAGCAGACAGAGAAGTCTCCGTCAGACGAAGGCTTCACAGAGTTGGAGCCAACAGTTAACGGGAGCACTGAGGAGGCAGAGGGAACGTCCTCCAAAACACCCAACGTTGTCAGCAGGGACCAACAGGAACTAGGACCAAGCTGCCCAGGCCGGGGAGACATTCAGGACAAGTCGATTCTTGGTAAAACTAAAGGGAAgcaggatgatgaagaggatgagggCGTAGCTCAGAACAGCTCCATTGAGGATGTAGAGTCAATAAAATCCTCTTCAGAGACTGATAAACAGGGTGATAAACCTACAAACCCAGAGGAAACCAAAGATATAAAAACTAAAGGGACCGAAGAGCTGCTAAATGATGCACATGATGAAATAATCGGCGCACCAGTGGACCAAAGCAGGGAACTGAGTCTGAAGGAGGCTTCAGAGGTTCGTGGGGAGTCGAGTCAGAAGAGACAAAGCCCAGACGGACCAGCAGGAGGAGCTGAActcagtgaggaggagagacggaAGAAAAGCTACGAGGCTGAAGTGAAGTCATGGCTGCTGGAGAGGATGCAGGCTCCAATAGAAG ACATGCTTTTCTCATCCGAGGAGAAGAGTAAAATCCCACCTATGTTCCTGTGCTTCAAAGTGGgaaagccaatgaggaagtccTTTGCCACTGGGATGACCTCTAGTCCCGCCCACTCATGTGGGGCCCGGGGTAAACAGCCAGAGTACTGGTTTGCTGTGCCACAAGAAAG ggTGGACCATCTGTATGCATTTTTCGTCCAGTGGTCTCCAGATGTGTACGGGAAGGAGGCTCGAGAGCAGGGCTTTGTTCTGGTGGAGAAAGACGAGCTGGACATGATAGACAACTTCTTCAGTGACCCCACGTCTTGCAGCTGGGAG ATCATCACCATCGACGAGGCGAAGCGCAGGCAGAGTTTCGGCAGCTGTGACGGTGAATTGTCGTTGGATGCGCTGCCCGCACTCAGTGATACCAGTGATCTGCTTCAGGACACGCACATTGAGAAG CTTGCCTGTCGCTTGCCAGCCCGTGTGCAGATTTACCCCTGGAGACTGGCCTACAGCACTGTGAAACACGGGACCAGCCTGAAGACTCTGTACAGGAGCCTGGCAGACGTGGACAGTCCTGTGCTGTTGGTCATCAAAGACATGGATAACCAG ATATTCGGGGCTTTCTCGACTCATCCCTTCAGAGTGAGCGAACACTGCTACGGCACAGGAGAGACATTCCTCTACAGCTTCTGTCCTGAGGTCAAG GTGTACCGCTGGACGGGGGAGAATTCTTACTTTGTGAAGGGCAATACTGATTCTCTgcagatgggaggaggagg CGGTCACCTGGGTCTGTGGTTGGACGCCGAGCTGTTCCGAGGCACCACCACCAAATGCGCCACCTTCAACAACCAGCCACTCTCCGTCCAGCAGGACTTCAACATCCACAGCGTGGAGGTCTGGACCTTCGAGTAG
- the LOC119477323 gene encoding nuclear receptor coactivator 7 isoform X1, with product MEKRDRKPGYFARLKRRRQLKQSQSEKNVTEQSPAIISCPDIPNDSDPNKKTDLQRITAKPPAGSDDGCKSNNQAKREKKRPPGTVDFVVGPDDSLNSIALTFNVTPNKLVQLNKLFSRSIYPGQKLFVPDVSQSETDLKSPSSSDPSFTNGSSEKASHLCLKLSVYTGSLTDGIANMSAKSLRRELSPNSEDDSPATVKFIKMSCKYFTDGMGVVGGVLIVTPNNIMFDPHKSDPLVIEHGCEEYGLICPMEEVVSVALYDDVSRMKLKDALPSDLPQDLCPVYRPGEWEQLPSERDLNPFSRYEALDPKRPIVLDDIESTLSETASTEGEQTEKSPSDEGFTELEPTVNGSTEEAEGTSSKTPNVVSRDQQELGPSCPGRGDIQDKSILGKTKGKQDDEEDEGVAQNSSIEDVESIKSSSETDKQGDKPTNPEETKDIKTKGTEELLNDAHDEIIGAPVDQSRELSLKEASEVRGESSQKRQSPDGPAGGAELSEEERRKKSYEAEVKSWLLERMQAPIEDMLFSSEEKSKIPPMFLCFKVGKPMRKSFATGMTSSPAHSCGARGKQPEYWFAVPQERVDHLYAFFVQWSPDVYGKEAREQGFVLVEKDELDMIDNFFSDPTSCSWEIITIDEAKRRQSFGSCDGELSLDALPALSDTSDLLQDTHIEKLACRLPARVQIYPWRLAYSTVKHGTSLKTLYRSLADVDSPVLLVIKDMDNQIFGAFSTHPFRVSEHCYGTGETFLYSFCPEVKVYRWTGENSYFVKGNTDSLQMGGGGGHLGLWLDAELFRGTTTKCATFNNQPLSVQQDFNIHSVEVWTFE from the exons ACGATGGCTGTAAAAGTAACAATCAGGcaaagagggagaagaagaggcCACCAGGAACAGTGGACTTCGTT GTGGGACCTGACGATTCCCTCAACAGCATCGCACTCACGTTCAACGTCACCCCAAACAAACTGGTCCAGCTGAACAAGCTTTTCTCTCGCAGCATCTACCCCGGCCAG aaGCTGTTCGTCCCCGATGTGAGCCAGTCAGAAACTGACCTCAAGTCTCCGAGTTCCTCTGATCCCTCCTTCACAAATGGCTCATCAGAGAAAGCATCACAT CTTTGTCTAAAATTGTCcgtctacactggctccctaaCG GACGGCATTGCTAACATGTCGGCAAAGTCTCTCCGGCGTGAGCTCTCCCCAAACTCGGAGGACGATAGCCCGGCAACGGTTAAATTCATCAAGATGagctgcaaatatttcactgatGGCATG GGGGTGGTGGGAGGCGTGCTGATCGTGACACCCAACAACATCATGTTTGACCCCCACAAGTCCGACCCGCTGGTGATCGAGCACGGCTGCGAGGAGTACGGCCTGATCTGCCCCATGGAGGAGGTCGTCTCCGTGGCGCTCTATGACGACGTGTCACGCATGAAGCTCAAAGACGCTCTGCCATC AGACCTACCCCAGGATTTGTGTCCTGTGTACAGGCCCGGCGAGTGGGAGCAACTGCCGTCAGAGCGAGATCTAAACCCCTTCAGCCGCTATGAAGCCCTCGATCCGAAGCGACCGATCGTCTTGGACGACATCGAATCAACCCTCTCAGAAACGG CGAGCACAGAGGGCGAGCAGACAGAGAAGTCTCCGTCAGACGAAGGCTTCACAGAGTTGGAGCCAACAGTTAACGGGAGCACTGAGGAGGCAGAGGGAACGTCCTCCAAAACACCCAACGTTGTCAGCAGGGACCAACAGGAACTAGGACCAAGCTGCCCAGGCCGGGGAGACATTCAGGACAAGTCGATTCTTGGTAAAACTAAAGGGAAgcaggatgatgaagaggatgagggCGTAGCTCAGAACAGCTCCATTGAGGATGTAGAGTCAATAAAATCCTCTTCAGAGACTGATAAACAGGGTGATAAACCTACAAACCCAGAGGAAACCAAAGATATAAAAACTAAAGGGACCGAAGAGCTGCTAAATGATGCACATGATGAAATAATCGGCGCACCAGTGGACCAAAGCAGGGAACTGAGTCTGAAGGAGGCTTCAGAGGTTCGTGGGGAGTCGAGTCAGAAGAGACAAAGCCCAGACGGACCAGCAGGAGGAGCTGAActcagtgaggaggagagacggaAGAAAAGCTACGAGGCTGAAGTGAAGTCATGGCTGCTGGAGAGGATGCAGGCTCCAATAGAAG ACATGCTTTTCTCATCCGAGGAGAAGAGTAAAATCCCACCTATGTTCCTGTGCTTCAAAGTGGgaaagccaatgaggaagtccTTTGCCACTGGGATGACCTCTAGTCCCGCCCACTCATGTGGGGCCCGGGGTAAACAGCCAGAGTACTGGTTTGCTGTGCCACAAGAAAG ggTGGACCATCTGTATGCATTTTTCGTCCAGTGGTCTCCAGATGTGTACGGGAAGGAGGCTCGAGAGCAGGGCTTTGTTCTGGTGGAGAAAGACGAGCTGGACATGATAGACAACTTCTTCAGTGACCCCACGTCTTGCAGCTGGGAG ATCATCACCATCGACGAGGCGAAGCGCAGGCAGAGTTTCGGCAGCTGTGACGGTGAATTGTCGTTGGATGCGCTGCCCGCACTCAGTGATACCAGTGATCTGCTTCAGGACACGCACATTGAGAAG CTTGCCTGTCGCTTGCCAGCCCGTGTGCAGATTTACCCCTGGAGACTGGCCTACAGCACTGTGAAACACGGGACCAGCCTGAAGACTCTGTACAGGAGCCTGGCAGACGTGGACAGTCCTGTGCTGTTGGTCATCAAAGACATGGATAACCAG ATATTCGGGGCTTTCTCGACTCATCCCTTCAGAGTGAGCGAACACTGCTACGGCACAGGAGAGACATTCCTCTACAGCTTCTGTCCTGAGGTCAAG GTGTACCGCTGGACGGGGGAGAATTCTTACTTTGTGAAGGGCAATACTGATTCTCTgcagatgggaggaggagg CGGTCACCTGGGTCTGTGGTTGGACGCCGAGCTGTTCCGAGGCACCACCACCAAATGCGCCACCTTCAACAACCAGCCACTCTCCGTCCAGCAGGACTTCAACATCCACAGCGTGGAGGTCTGGACCTTCGAGTAG
- the LOC119477323 gene encoding nuclear receptor coactivator 7 isoform X3, whose translation MEKRDRKPGYFARLKRRRQLKQSQSEKNVTEQSPAIISCPDIPNDSDPNKKTDLQRITAKPPAGSDDGCKSNNQAKREKKRPPGTVDFVVGPDDSLNSIALTFNVTPNKLVQLNKLFSRSIYPGQKLFVPDVSQSETDLKSPSSSDPSFTNGSSEKASHDGIANMSAKSLRRELSPNSEDDSPATVKFIKMSCKYFTDGMGVVGGVLIVTPNNIMFDPHKSDPLVIEHGCEEYGLICPMEEVVSVALYDDVSRMKLKDALPSDLPQDLCPVYRPGEWEQLPSERDLNPFSRYEALDPKRPIVLDDIESTLSETASTEGEQTEKSPSDEGFTELEPTVNGSTEEAEGTSSKTPNVVSRDQQELGPSCPGRGDIQDKSILGKTKGKQDDEEDEGVAQNSSIEDVESIKSSSETDKQGDKPTNPEETKDIKTKGTEELLNDAHDEIIGAPVDQSRELSLKEASEVRGESSQKRQSPDGPAGGAELSEEERRKKSYEAEVKSWLLERMQAPIEDMLFSSEEKSKIPPMFLCFKVGKPMRKSFATGMTSSPAHSCGARGKQPEYWFAVPQERVDHLYAFFVQWSPDVYGKEAREQGFVLVEKDELDMIDNFFSDPTSCSWEIITIDEAKRRQSFGSCDGELSLDALPALSDTSDLLQDTHIEKLACRLPARVQIYPWRLAYSTVKHGTSLKTLYRSLADVDSPVLLVIKDMDNQIFGAFSTHPFRVSEHCYGTGETFLYSFCPEVKVYRWTGENSYFVKGNTDSLQMGGGGGHLGLWLDAELFRGTTTKCATFNNQPLSVQQDFNIHSVEVWTFE comes from the exons ACGATGGCTGTAAAAGTAACAATCAGGcaaagagggagaagaagaggcCACCAGGAACAGTGGACTTCGTT GTGGGACCTGACGATTCCCTCAACAGCATCGCACTCACGTTCAACGTCACCCCAAACAAACTGGTCCAGCTGAACAAGCTTTTCTCTCGCAGCATCTACCCCGGCCAG aaGCTGTTCGTCCCCGATGTGAGCCAGTCAGAAACTGACCTCAAGTCTCCGAGTTCCTCTGATCCCTCCTTCACAAATGGCTCATCAGAGAAAGCATCACAT GACGGCATTGCTAACATGTCGGCAAAGTCTCTCCGGCGTGAGCTCTCCCCAAACTCGGAGGACGATAGCCCGGCAACGGTTAAATTCATCAAGATGagctgcaaatatttcactgatGGCATG GGGGTGGTGGGAGGCGTGCTGATCGTGACACCCAACAACATCATGTTTGACCCCCACAAGTCCGACCCGCTGGTGATCGAGCACGGCTGCGAGGAGTACGGCCTGATCTGCCCCATGGAGGAGGTCGTCTCCGTGGCGCTCTATGACGACGTGTCACGCATGAAGCTCAAAGACGCTCTGCCATC AGACCTACCCCAGGATTTGTGTCCTGTGTACAGGCCCGGCGAGTGGGAGCAACTGCCGTCAGAGCGAGATCTAAACCCCTTCAGCCGCTATGAAGCCCTCGATCCGAAGCGACCGATCGTCTTGGACGACATCGAATCAACCCTCTCAGAAACGG CGAGCACAGAGGGCGAGCAGACAGAGAAGTCTCCGTCAGACGAAGGCTTCACAGAGTTGGAGCCAACAGTTAACGGGAGCACTGAGGAGGCAGAGGGAACGTCCTCCAAAACACCCAACGTTGTCAGCAGGGACCAACAGGAACTAGGACCAAGCTGCCCAGGCCGGGGAGACATTCAGGACAAGTCGATTCTTGGTAAAACTAAAGGGAAgcaggatgatgaagaggatgagggCGTAGCTCAGAACAGCTCCATTGAGGATGTAGAGTCAATAAAATCCTCTTCAGAGACTGATAAACAGGGTGATAAACCTACAAACCCAGAGGAAACCAAAGATATAAAAACTAAAGGGACCGAAGAGCTGCTAAATGATGCACATGATGAAATAATCGGCGCACCAGTGGACCAAAGCAGGGAACTGAGTCTGAAGGAGGCTTCAGAGGTTCGTGGGGAGTCGAGTCAGAAGAGACAAAGCCCAGACGGACCAGCAGGAGGAGCTGAActcagtgaggaggagagacggaAGAAAAGCTACGAGGCTGAAGTGAAGTCATGGCTGCTGGAGAGGATGCAGGCTCCAATAGAAG ACATGCTTTTCTCATCCGAGGAGAAGAGTAAAATCCCACCTATGTTCCTGTGCTTCAAAGTGGgaaagccaatgaggaagtccTTTGCCACTGGGATGACCTCTAGTCCCGCCCACTCATGTGGGGCCCGGGGTAAACAGCCAGAGTACTGGTTTGCTGTGCCACAAGAAAG ggTGGACCATCTGTATGCATTTTTCGTCCAGTGGTCTCCAGATGTGTACGGGAAGGAGGCTCGAGAGCAGGGCTTTGTTCTGGTGGAGAAAGACGAGCTGGACATGATAGACAACTTCTTCAGTGACCCCACGTCTTGCAGCTGGGAG ATCATCACCATCGACGAGGCGAAGCGCAGGCAGAGTTTCGGCAGCTGTGACGGTGAATTGTCGTTGGATGCGCTGCCCGCACTCAGTGATACCAGTGATCTGCTTCAGGACACGCACATTGAGAAG CTTGCCTGTCGCTTGCCAGCCCGTGTGCAGATTTACCCCTGGAGACTGGCCTACAGCACTGTGAAACACGGGACCAGCCTGAAGACTCTGTACAGGAGCCTGGCAGACGTGGACAGTCCTGTGCTGTTGGTCATCAAAGACATGGATAACCAG ATATTCGGGGCTTTCTCGACTCATCCCTTCAGAGTGAGCGAACACTGCTACGGCACAGGAGAGACATTCCTCTACAGCTTCTGTCCTGAGGTCAAG GTGTACCGCTGGACGGGGGAGAATTCTTACTTTGTGAAGGGCAATACTGATTCTCTgcagatgggaggaggagg CGGTCACCTGGGTCTGTGGTTGGACGCCGAGCTGTTCCGAGGCACCACCACCAAATGCGCCACCTTCAACAACCAGCCACTCTCCGTCCAGCAGGACTTCAACATCCACAGCGTGGAGGTCTGGACCTTCGAGTAG
- the LOC119477323 gene encoding nuclear receptor coactivator 7 isoform X4: MEKRDRKPGYFARLKRRRQLKQSQSEKNVTEQSPAIISCPDIPNDSDPNKKTDLQRITAKPPAGSDDGCKSNNQAKREKKRPPGTVDFVVGPDDSLNSIALTFNVTPNKLVQLNKLFSRSIYPGQKLFVPDVSQSETDLKSPSSSDPSFTNGSSEKASHDGIANMSAKSLRRELSPNSEDDSPATVKFIKMSCKYFTDGMGVVGGVLIVTPNNIMFDPHKSDPLVIEHGCEEYGLICPMEEVVSVALYDDVSRMKLKDALPSPGEWEQLPSERDLNPFSRYEALDPKRPIVLDDIESTLSETASTEGEQTEKSPSDEGFTELEPTVNGSTEEAEGTSSKTPNVVSRDQQELGPSCPGRGDIQDKSILGKTKGKQDDEEDEGVAQNSSIEDVESIKSSSETDKQGDKPTNPEETKDIKTKGTEELLNDAHDEIIGAPVDQSRELSLKEASEVRGESSQKRQSPDGPAGGAELSEEERRKKSYEAEVKSWLLERMQAPIEDMLFSSEEKSKIPPMFLCFKVGKPMRKSFATGMTSSPAHSCGARGKQPEYWFAVPQERVDHLYAFFVQWSPDVYGKEAREQGFVLVEKDELDMIDNFFSDPTSCSWEIITIDEAKRRQSFGSCDGELSLDALPALSDTSDLLQDTHIEKLACRLPARVQIYPWRLAYSTVKHGTSLKTLYRSLADVDSPVLLVIKDMDNQIFGAFSTHPFRVSEHCYGTGETFLYSFCPEVKVYRWTGENSYFVKGNTDSLQMGGGGGHLGLWLDAELFRGTTTKCATFNNQPLSVQQDFNIHSVEVWTFE; the protein is encoded by the exons ACGATGGCTGTAAAAGTAACAATCAGGcaaagagggagaagaagaggcCACCAGGAACAGTGGACTTCGTT GTGGGACCTGACGATTCCCTCAACAGCATCGCACTCACGTTCAACGTCACCCCAAACAAACTGGTCCAGCTGAACAAGCTTTTCTCTCGCAGCATCTACCCCGGCCAG aaGCTGTTCGTCCCCGATGTGAGCCAGTCAGAAACTGACCTCAAGTCTCCGAGTTCCTCTGATCCCTCCTTCACAAATGGCTCATCAGAGAAAGCATCACAT GACGGCATTGCTAACATGTCGGCAAAGTCTCTCCGGCGTGAGCTCTCCCCAAACTCGGAGGACGATAGCCCGGCAACGGTTAAATTCATCAAGATGagctgcaaatatttcactgatGGCATG GGGGTGGTGGGAGGCGTGCTGATCGTGACACCCAACAACATCATGTTTGACCCCCACAAGTCCGACCCGCTGGTGATCGAGCACGGCTGCGAGGAGTACGGCCTGATCTGCCCCATGGAGGAGGTCGTCTCCGTGGCGCTCTATGACGACGTGTCACGCATGAAGCTCAAAGACGCTCTGCCATC GCCCGGCGAGTGGGAGCAACTGCCGTCAGAGCGAGATCTAAACCCCTTCAGCCGCTATGAAGCCCTCGATCCGAAGCGACCGATCGTCTTGGACGACATCGAATCAACCCTCTCAGAAACGG CGAGCACAGAGGGCGAGCAGACAGAGAAGTCTCCGTCAGACGAAGGCTTCACAGAGTTGGAGCCAACAGTTAACGGGAGCACTGAGGAGGCAGAGGGAACGTCCTCCAAAACACCCAACGTTGTCAGCAGGGACCAACAGGAACTAGGACCAAGCTGCCCAGGCCGGGGAGACATTCAGGACAAGTCGATTCTTGGTAAAACTAAAGGGAAgcaggatgatgaagaggatgagggCGTAGCTCAGAACAGCTCCATTGAGGATGTAGAGTCAATAAAATCCTCTTCAGAGACTGATAAACAGGGTGATAAACCTACAAACCCAGAGGAAACCAAAGATATAAAAACTAAAGGGACCGAAGAGCTGCTAAATGATGCACATGATGAAATAATCGGCGCACCAGTGGACCAAAGCAGGGAACTGAGTCTGAAGGAGGCTTCAGAGGTTCGTGGGGAGTCGAGTCAGAAGAGACAAAGCCCAGACGGACCAGCAGGAGGAGCTGAActcagtgaggaggagagacggaAGAAAAGCTACGAGGCTGAAGTGAAGTCATGGCTGCTGGAGAGGATGCAGGCTCCAATAGAAG ACATGCTTTTCTCATCCGAGGAGAAGAGTAAAATCCCACCTATGTTCCTGTGCTTCAAAGTGGgaaagccaatgaggaagtccTTTGCCACTGGGATGACCTCTAGTCCCGCCCACTCATGTGGGGCCCGGGGTAAACAGCCAGAGTACTGGTTTGCTGTGCCACAAGAAAG ggTGGACCATCTGTATGCATTTTTCGTCCAGTGGTCTCCAGATGTGTACGGGAAGGAGGCTCGAGAGCAGGGCTTTGTTCTGGTGGAGAAAGACGAGCTGGACATGATAGACAACTTCTTCAGTGACCCCACGTCTTGCAGCTGGGAG ATCATCACCATCGACGAGGCGAAGCGCAGGCAGAGTTTCGGCAGCTGTGACGGTGAATTGTCGTTGGATGCGCTGCCCGCACTCAGTGATACCAGTGATCTGCTTCAGGACACGCACATTGAGAAG CTTGCCTGTCGCTTGCCAGCCCGTGTGCAGATTTACCCCTGGAGACTGGCCTACAGCACTGTGAAACACGGGACCAGCCTGAAGACTCTGTACAGGAGCCTGGCAGACGTGGACAGTCCTGTGCTGTTGGTCATCAAAGACATGGATAACCAG ATATTCGGGGCTTTCTCGACTCATCCCTTCAGAGTGAGCGAACACTGCTACGGCACAGGAGAGACATTCCTCTACAGCTTCTGTCCTGAGGTCAAG GTGTACCGCTGGACGGGGGAGAATTCTTACTTTGTGAAGGGCAATACTGATTCTCTgcagatgggaggaggagg CGGTCACCTGGGTCTGTGGTTGGACGCCGAGCTGTTCCGAGGCACCACCACCAAATGCGCCACCTTCAACAACCAGCCACTCTCCGTCCAGCAGGACTTCAACATCCACAGCGTGGAGGTCTGGACCTTCGAGTAG
- the LOC119476585 gene encoding histidine triad nucleotide-binding protein 3-like, translated as MAENKPQSNTRIDKNCIFCLIANDQDKETKVITKNNELVCFRDIVPAAPHHYLVVPIQHIHSCLSLNMEHIGLVERMAEMGKAVLHNQGITDMRNISLGFHQPPFTSVDHLHLHVLAPSSQIYSYLNYKFIPTTDRKNVSGGI; from the exons ATGGCGGAAAACAAACCACAATCTAATACAAGAATTGacaaaaattgtattttctgtttgatAGCCAACGATcaagacaaagaaacaaaagtcATCACAAAG AACAACGAGCTGGTGTGTTTTAGAGACATCGTCCCTGCTGCTCCTCACCATTACCTGGTTGTACCCATACAGCACATACACAGCTGCCTCTCACTGAACATGGAACACATCGGCCTCG TTGAAAGGATGGCTGAAATGGGGAAAGCTGTTCTACACAACCAAGGGATCACTGACATGAGGAACATAAG TCTGGGCTTCCACCAACCTCCCTTCACTTCAGTTgatcacctccacctccatgtGCTCGCCCCCAGCAGCCAAATCTACAGCTACTTGAACTATAAGTTCATTCCAACCACCGACAG GAAGAACGTCTCCGGAGGTATCTAA
- the LOC119476598 gene encoding histidine triad nucleotide-binding protein 3-like: METQEASGSEDCPFCQIVTNQADTEVLLSDDELLCFRDTKPAATHHYLVVPRTHIDNCKCLQGEDIPLVERMVEMGRSILEKNKISNLDDIRLGFHVPPFSSVPHLHLHILAPASQMDFKSQLRYGPQSHWFITVDKVLSQLRTRGKVK; this comes from the exons ATGGAGACGCAGGAGGCTTCTGGGAGCGAAGACTGTCCTTTCTGCCAAATAGTGACCAACCAGGCTGACACTGAAGTACTACTGAGC gacgATGAGCTGCTCTGTTTTCGTGACACGAAGCCTGCAGCCACACATCACTACCTTGTTGTTCCCAGGACGCACATCGACAACTGCAAATGTCTCCAGGGTGAGGACATACCTCTAG TGGAGCGGATGGTAGAAATGGGAAGGAGTATACTGGAGAAGAATAAAATCAGCAACCTGGATGACATCAG GCTGGGATTTCATGTGCCTCCATTCTCATCTGTtccccacctccacctgcacATTCTTGCTCCAGCCAGTCAGATGGACTTCAAGTCGCAGCTTCGCTACGGGCCGCAATCTCACTGGTTCATCACA GTCGACAAAGTGCTTTCTCAGTTGAGGACTCGCGGCAAGGTCAAATGA